A genomic region of Lytechinus pictus isolate F3 Inbred chromosome 2, Lp3.0, whole genome shotgun sequence contains the following coding sequences:
- the LOC129255006 gene encoding large ribosomal subunit protein uL23-like, whose product MAPKSRTEAQRKAGKKGPAQRESAAKVEARAEAKAKAKAKQDALKTKKAALRGTHATRKRKIRTKVTFRRPKTFKAPRQPKYPRKSIPRRPRLDQYSTIKFPLTTESAMKKIEENNTLVFIVALKANKFTIKTAVKKLYDIDVAKVNTLIRPDGQKKAYVRLAPDYDALDVANKIGII is encoded by the exons ATGGCTCCTAAGTCAAGAACAGAGG CTCAGCGCAAGGCTGGCAAGAAGGGCCCAGCTCAGCGAGAATCTGCTGCTAAGGTTGAGGCCCGAGCTGAGGCTAAGGCAAAGGCCAAGGCTAAACAAGATGCACTCAAG ACCAAGAAAGCTGCCCTTCGTGGAACCCATGCAACTCGCAAGAGGAAAATTCGCACCAAGGTGACATTCCGTCGTCCCAAGACCTTCAAGGCTCCTCGCCAACCCAAGTACCCAAGAAAGAGTATTCCCAGGAGACCAAG aCTTGACCAGTACAGCACGATCAAGTTTCCCCTGACGACAGAAAGCGCCATGAAGAAGATTGAGGAGAACAACACCTTGGTCTTTATTGTTGCCCTGAAGGCAAACAAATTCACCATCAAGACCGCCGTAAAGAAGCTCTATGACATCGATGTGGCAAAGGTCAACACACTCATCAGGCCAGATGGACAGAAGAAGGCCTACGTCAGGCTAGCTCCAGACTATGATGCCTTAGATGTCGCCAACAAG attggtaTTATCTAA
- the LOC129276434 gene encoding long-chain fatty acid transport protein 6-like produces MLFIIAIFFLVTFCLVIWLHFPTTFTDVHFILTQLRRQRILAKYSKMPIPYTIADKFEEHAMKSPAKTMLIFEGKSYTYDDINRRANRIAKIAQRMGLKRGDKVAFFIGNEPAFIWTLLGFCKLGVTCALLNVNLRSKSLLHCLQISEANTLVTVAGKSTEQALDEVMSDLKERQISVWHLDPEFPVPEERSEDDLNPTRDVRNGLNIRDSLAYIYTSGTTGLPKASRLSHYKMLAGGFMLETFKMNNDDVMYLTLPLYHVSALFIGLSNIINAGATCVLRRKFSASNFWSDCRKNDVTMFMYIGELFRYLVAQPKNDLDAVNKVRLAIGNGLGADIWEEICNRFRIERIVELYGATEANFGLMNLDNTVGSVGRWPPILQAVCKIELIQYDYETSQPIRDDKGRCIPVGPGETGLLVCPVNRIFPLDGYVGCKSLMEKKLIRDVRKEGDVFFNTGDLLIRDKNYNLYFKDRIGDTFRWKGENVATTEVSQTLNELPEIIESSVYGVNVPGHYGKAGMAALSLNPGSDFSPAVTYKHVTSLLPNYACPRFIRIMKQLEHTATFKQKKTGLVQDGFDPTVVPEPIFVFDQTLETYVLLDTEVHENILNGNMRL; encoded by the exons ATGCTGTTCATCATTGCAATATTCTTTTTGGTGACTTTCTGCCTTGTTATCTGGCTTCACTTCCCGACGACCTTTACCGATGTCCATTTCATCTTAACTCAGCTTCGCAGACAACGGATCCTCGCAAAGTACTCGAAAATGCCGATACCGTACACGATAGCTGATAAATTTGAAGAACATGCCATGAAATCTCCTGCTAAAACCATGCTCATATTTGAAGGAAAGTCGTACACGTATGACGACATTAATAGAAGAGCTAACAGAATTGCTAAAATTGCTCAACGGATGGGATTGAAACGAGGGGATAAG GTGGCGTTTTTCATCGGGAACGAACCTGCATTCATATGGACACTACTTGGTTTCTGCAAACTCGGTGTGACTTGTGCTCTCTTGAATGTTAACCTACGATCTAAATCATTATTACATTGCTTGCAGATCAGTGAAGCAAATACTCTTGTTACAGTAGCAG GTAAATCAACAGAGCAAGCCCTGGATGAGGTTATGTCAGACTTAAAAGAGAGGCAAATTTCGGTGTGGCACCTAGACCCAGAATTCCCTGTTCCAGAAGAACGTTCTGAGGATGACCTTAACCCAACCCGTGACGTCAGAAATGGCCTCAACATTCGAGACTCTCTAGCATACATCTACACCTCTGGAACAACGG GATTACCCAAGGCATCCCGCCTGTCCCATTACAAGATGTTAGCAGGTGGATTCATGCTTGAAACCTTCAAAATGAacaatgatgatgtcatgtatCTTACCTTACCCCTCTACCATGTATCAGCATTGTTTATTGGTCTGAGTAACATCATCAACGCAG GGGCAACCTGTGTACTGCGACGCAAATTCTCTGCTTCTAACTTTTGGAGTGATTGCCGTaaaaatgacgtcacaatgtTCATGTACATTGGCGAGCTCTTCCGTTATCTAGTTGCACAACCAAAG AATGATCTGGATGCTGTCAATAAGGTTCGCTTGGCCATCGGGAATGGGTTAGGAGCGGACATCTGGGAAGAGATCTGCAATCGTTTCCGAATTGAACGAATCGTTGAACTATATGGAGCAACCGAGGCAAACTTTGGACTTATGAACTTGGACAACACTGTCGGGTCAGTGGGAAGATGGCCCCCAATATTGCAG GCAGTGTGCAAGATCGAGCTTATCCAATATGATTATGAAACGTCACAACCAATCCGAGATGACAAGGGAAGGTGTATTCCAGTTGGACCAG GTGAAACCGGTCTTCTGGTTTGCCCCGTCAATCGAATATTCCCTCTTGATGGGTATGTTGGATGCAAGTCACTCATGGAGAAGAAACTCATTCGAGATGTCAGGAAAGAAGGTGATGTCTTCTTCAACACTGGTGATCTACTGATTCGGGATAAAAACTACAATCTCTACTTCAAAGATCGTATTGGAGACACATTTAG ATGGAAAGGAGAGAATGTTGCTACTACTGAAGTTTCCCAAACTCTGAATGAACTACCCGAGATAATAGAATCCAGCGTGTATGGAGTCAATGTACCAG GTCACTACGGAAAAGCAGGTATGGCTGCCTTATCACTCAACCCCGGATCAGACTTTAGTCCAGCTGTTACATACAAACATGTCACCTCTCTCCTGCCAAACTATGCATGCCCACGATTTATTCGTATCATGAAACAACTGGAGCACACTGCTACTTTTAAGCAAAAGAAAACTGGACTGGTTCAGGATGGTTTTGACCCTACAGTGGTGCCTGAACCTATTTTTGTCTTTGATCAAACTCTAGAAACGTATGTTTTGTTGGATACGGAGGTACATGAAAACATTCTGAATGGCAATATGAGattataa